In Pollutimonas sp. M17, a single genomic region encodes these proteins:
- a CDS encoding CaiB/BaiF CoA transferase family protein codes for MSKPLEGVRVLDLSHVIAGPLASFYLAQLGAEVIKVEPPLAGEVLRSMKDGADTDTPTGFAAINAGKQSLGLDIRTRQGAELLRGLAASADVFIENFRPGVVARYGLDYASIKAGKPDIVYCSISGFGQQGEWSQRGAYDHVVQALTGMMMMSGEGDDAPPLKVGFPVIDVAVGMLGALSIVASLHRRLREGSGQYIDASMIQASLMLMYPNSCAYLSDGTPTRRVGNRGYTGSPAADTYRCADGWLAVAANTPAQFRKLAAIIGIGELCEDARALDLAAFNLPNGFVVPNDREYVMERLRAAFATRAAAQLEDSLSRAGVPAARVRKLEEFLDEVDVTGCVKLPDHIFHQGGRGLRTRGIGFAFDQDGEPTPSGAPSLGQDTHAVLSRAGLDDKTIAELERAGIIRTRADAATPVAI; via the coding sequence ATGTCTAAGCCGCTCGAAGGCGTACGCGTGCTGGATCTATCACATGTGATCGCCGGCCCCCTCGCCTCCTTCTACCTTGCGCAACTGGGTGCCGAAGTCATCAAGGTGGAGCCGCCGCTGGCCGGCGAGGTCCTGCGCTCGATGAAGGACGGCGCGGACACCGACACGCCCACCGGATTCGCCGCCATCAACGCCGGCAAACAGTCGCTGGGGCTGGATATCAGAACGCGGCAAGGCGCCGAACTGCTGCGCGGCCTTGCCGCCTCGGCCGACGTCTTCATCGAGAACTTCCGGCCCGGCGTGGTCGCCCGGTACGGGCTGGACTATGCGTCCATAAAGGCGGGCAAGCCGGACATCGTCTACTGCTCCATCTCGGGATTCGGCCAGCAAGGCGAATGGTCGCAACGGGGCGCCTATGACCATGTCGTGCAGGCGCTGACCGGAATGATGATGATGTCCGGCGAAGGCGACGATGCGCCGCCGCTCAAGGTCGGCTTTCCCGTCATCGACGTGGCGGTCGGCATGCTCGGCGCATTGTCCATCGTCGCGTCGCTGCACCGCAGATTGCGCGAAGGCAGCGGCCAGTACATCGACGCATCCATGATCCAGGCCTCCCTGATGCTGATGTACCCCAACAGCTGCGCCTATCTGAGCGACGGCACGCCCACCCGCCGCGTGGGTAACCGCGGCTACACGGGCAGCCCGGCGGCCGACACCTACCGGTGCGCGGACGGCTGGCTGGCGGTCGCCGCCAACACGCCGGCCCAGTTCCGCAAGCTTGCGGCCATCATCGGGATCGGGGAGCTGTGCGAGGACGCGCGGGCGCTCGACCTCGCCGCATTCAATCTTCCCAATGGATTCGTCGTGCCGAATGATCGTGAGTACGTCATGGAACGCCTGCGCGCCGCGTTCGCGACCCGTGCCGCGGCACAGCTCGAGGACAGCCTGAGCCGGGCCGGAGTGCCCGCGGCCAGGGTGAGAAAGCTCGAGGAATTCCTTGATGAGGTCGATGTCACGGGCTGTGTGAAGCTGCCCGACCACATTTTCCACCAGGGCGGGCGCGGCCTGCGGACTCGCGGAATCGGCTTCGCCTTCGATCAGGACGGCGAGCCCACCCCGTCCGGCGCGCCGTCGCTGGGCCAGGATACCCACGCCGTATTGTCCAGAGCGGGCCTGGATGACAAGACCATCGCCGAACTCGAGCGTGCCGGGATCATCCGGACGCGAGCCGATGCGGCCACACCTGTGGCCATCTGA
- a CDS encoding LysR family transcriptional regulator, with amino-acid sequence MAIEVTFRQLRAFVAVLECGSFSEAADTMHLSQAALSGLVKELESRLGVRLLDRNTRSVSASVVGAEFEPMVRRVLAGLDDALESVTNLKELRRGLVRVAAPETLSCTLLPELIARYGERHPGVDVRFEDVPIEEVLAGLHSGKADIGFGPAGVLADDAVEAHLIRIDPLWVALRHDDPLAAGASVSWKELRERPLINYMPNLALNVLSNVPSRHHPKEIVPVHRVNTALSLLRVRPGYVICPSMARSLVEGFGLVFLPVRQPTVTWRIAIFVRGRSSLSPAVESFLDFTLEAAKNWDEGPSARPAAPQRVNK; translated from the coding sequence ATGGCAATTGAGGTAACGTTCAGGCAATTGCGCGCATTCGTCGCTGTGCTCGAGTGCGGAAGCTTTTCGGAGGCCGCCGACACCATGCATCTGTCGCAGGCGGCGCTCAGCGGCCTGGTCAAAGAGCTGGAGAGCCGCCTGGGCGTGCGGCTGCTGGACCGCAATACGCGCAGCGTAAGCGCATCGGTGGTCGGGGCCGAATTCGAGCCCATGGTCCGGCGGGTGCTGGCCGGCCTGGACGATGCGCTGGAAAGCGTGACCAACCTGAAGGAGCTGCGCCGTGGCCTGGTGCGCGTGGCGGCGCCCGAAACCCTGTCCTGCACTTTGCTGCCCGAACTCATCGCCCGTTACGGCGAGCGCCATCCCGGTGTCGACGTGCGCTTCGAAGACGTGCCGATAGAAGAGGTGCTGGCGGGACTGCATAGCGGCAAGGCGGATATCGGCTTCGGGCCGGCGGGCGTATTGGCCGATGACGCGGTCGAGGCCCACCTGATCCGCATCGATCCGCTTTGGGTCGCGCTGCGCCATGACGATCCGCTCGCGGCCGGCGCCTCGGTCAGCTGGAAGGAGCTGCGCGAACGGCCGCTGATCAACTACATGCCCAATCTGGCGCTCAATGTGCTCAGCAACGTGCCGTCGCGGCATCATCCGAAAGAGATCGTTCCGGTGCATCGCGTCAACACAGCCCTGTCCTTGTTGCGGGTGAGGCCCGGCTACGTGATCTGCCCCTCGATGGCGCGATCCCTGGTCGAAGGATTCGGGCTGGTTTTTCTTCCGGTGCGCCAGCCCACCGTTACCTGGCGCATCGCCATCTTCGTTCGTGGGCGGTCCTCGCTTTCCCCGGCGGTGGAGAGCTTTCTCGATTTCACCCTTGAAGCCGCAAAGAATTGGGATGAGGGCCCGTCCGCCCGTCCGGCCGCGCCACAGCGCGTCAATAAATAA
- a CDS encoding MaoC family dehydratase, translating into MTIDTLHPSSAIRRFDSVRSLVDFIGQPALVSEAVLIDQETIDRFALITRDSQWIHVNPERAAVESPYLHTIAHGFLVLSLLTYWQTSCIAFPGAAMVLNYGFDKVRYTAPVPSGSLVWASFALARVVETRPGEARCSWDVTVEVKDAPRPSVHADWQTMVRYREAGPA; encoded by the coding sequence ATGACCATCGACACGCTCCATCCGTCATCGGCGATCCGGCGGTTCGACTCGGTCCGGTCCCTCGTCGACTTCATAGGCCAGCCGGCGCTGGTGTCCGAGGCCGTCCTGATAGACCAGGAAACCATAGACCGGTTTGCCCTAATCACGCGCGACAGCCAGTGGATCCATGTAAATCCGGAGCGCGCGGCGGTGGAGTCTCCATACCTGCATACCATCGCGCATGGCTTCCTCGTGCTGTCCCTGCTGACGTACTGGCAGACAAGCTGCATTGCCTTTCCCGGCGCCGCCATGGTGCTGAACTACGGTTTCGACAAGGTCCGCTACACCGCGCCCGTCCCGTCCGGTTCCCTCGTATGGGCCAGCTTCGCCCTGGCGCGGGTTGTGGAAACGCGGCCCGGCGAGGCCCGTTGCTCATGGGATGTCACGGTCGAAGTCAAGGATGCGCCGCGGCCATCGGTGCATGCCGATTGGCAGACCATGGTCAGGTATCGGGAAGCAGGGCCGGCTTGA
- a CDS encoding DUF72 domain-containing protein, with amino-acid sequence MTVTTSTTSCSAAPPVYVGCAGWALSSKVAAHFPAEGSHLERYARVFPSVEINSSFYRPHQAKTYARWAASVPDAFRFCVKIPRTITHELRLRGADAAVAAFVEQTAALGGKLGCLLLQLPPSLALNMHQAQSFFSMLRGLVDTPIVCEPRHASWFTPEGAGVMKDAGVGCVQAHPLPISGVEPIGDSRTLYIRLHGAPEIYYSAYSDAFIDAVALQIAGARRSGRQVWCIFDNTARGEAIPNALTLLRRLKPMA; translated from the coding sequence ATGACCGTCACTACCTCCACGACGAGCTGTTCCGCCGCGCCACCGGTTTACGTGGGGTGCGCCGGATGGGCGCTGTCCTCCAAGGTGGCTGCGCATTTTCCCGCCGAGGGCAGCCATCTTGAGCGGTACGCCCGGGTATTTCCCTCGGTGGAAATCAACTCTTCCTTCTACCGCCCGCATCAGGCCAAAACCTATGCCCGCTGGGCCGCGAGCGTACCCGACGCTTTCCGGTTCTGCGTCAAGATTCCACGGACCATTACGCATGAGCTCAGGCTGCGCGGCGCGGATGCCGCCGTGGCCGCGTTCGTCGAGCAGACCGCCGCGCTGGGCGGCAAGCTTGGATGCCTGCTGTTGCAGCTTCCGCCCAGCCTGGCGCTGAACATGCACCAGGCACAGAGTTTCTTTTCCATGCTGCGCGGCCTTGTCGACACGCCCATAGTATGCGAGCCGCGTCATGCAAGCTGGTTTACTCCGGAGGGCGCCGGCGTGATGAAGGACGCGGGTGTGGGCTGCGTTCAGGCGCACCCCTTGCCGATATCCGGCGTCGAGCCCATCGGCGATTCGCGCACCCTGTACATCCGCCTGCATGGCGCGCCCGAGATCTACTATTCGGCGTACAGCGATGCATTCATCGACGCTGTTGCCCTGCAGATTGCCGGCGCGCGCCGTTCAGGCCGGCAGGTTTGGTGCATTTTCGACAACACCGCGCGCGGCGAGGCCATACCCAATGCGCTGACGCTGCTGCGGCGATTGAAGCCGATGGCTTAG
- a CDS encoding LysR family transcriptional regulator, with the protein MSAPIEPDHLVAKLRFRHLRLLREVQARGSLRAASQALNLTQPALSKALTEIENAFGFALFLRTARGLTLTAQGEVVLRGANLLLEELGHLRTEAAAADRYAASVRIGAPPFVAQTYLPGVIARLVQGETPVRVQLREDRVPALILALRRGELDALITTFPLRMLESEADAFQYIKLFEVQFAVVAAAGHPLVRSRRVDWTRLSREKWVMPAEGSMGRKLIEDCFTHAGVPVPLPVIESTSPTTSVQFVAASLGIGIVPDVALLQHSALQAGSVKQIRVMPEPPSSVVALIFREGPFSPRIALLKEALGLE; encoded by the coding sequence ATGAGCGCACCCATCGAGCCGGACCATCTGGTAGCCAAGCTGCGGTTTCGCCACCTTCGCCTGCTGAGGGAAGTGCAAGCCAGGGGCAGCCTCCGGGCCGCCAGCCAGGCGCTCAACCTGACCCAGCCGGCACTGAGCAAGGCGCTGACGGAAATTGAAAATGCATTCGGCTTTGCCTTGTTCTTGCGCACGGCGCGCGGCTTGACGCTGACCGCACAGGGAGAGGTGGTGCTTCGCGGTGCAAACCTGCTGCTGGAGGAACTGGGCCATCTTCGTACCGAGGCTGCGGCAGCGGATCGCTATGCGGCCAGCGTCCGGATCGGCGCGCCGCCGTTCGTGGCCCAGACTTACTTGCCCGGCGTGATTGCCAGGCTGGTGCAAGGCGAGACGCCCGTACGGGTGCAACTGCGGGAGGACCGGGTGCCCGCATTGATCCTTGCGCTCCGGCGCGGCGAGCTCGATGCGCTGATCACCACCTTCCCTTTGCGGATGCTGGAATCCGAGGCGGACGCCTTTCAGTACATCAAGCTGTTCGAGGTTCAATTCGCCGTGGTGGCGGCGGCGGGGCACCCGCTGGTCCGCTCACGGCGTGTGGACTGGACTCGCCTGTCGCGGGAGAAATGGGTGATGCCGGCCGAAGGTTCGATGGGCCGCAAGCTTATCGAGGACTGCTTTACGCATGCCGGCGTGCCTGTTCCTTTGCCCGTGATCGAATCCACGAGCCCGACGACCAGCGTCCAGTTCGTTGCCGCCAGCCTGGGCATAGGCATCGTCCCGGACGTGGCGCTGCTTCAGCACAGCGCGTTGCAAGCGGGCTCCGTCAAGCAGATACGTGTAATGCCCGAACCGCCTTCCAGTGTCGTGGCCCTGATTTTCCGGGAAGGACCATTCAGCCCCCGCATCGCTTTGTTGAAGGAGGCGCTGGGGCTCGAGTGA
- a CDS encoding SDR family NAD(P)-dependent oxidoreductase, with amino-acid sequence MTQLLQGRNAIVTGAGRGLGRSHALELARHGARVMINDKGADQPGSEAQAVVDAIRAAGGQACAHGADVTDPEQVRSMTQSAIDQWGRVDILVNNAGVLRDKSFAKMSLEEFRLVMEVHLMGSVHCTHAVWNAMREQNYGRIVMTTSSSGLYGNFGQSNYAAAKMALVGLMQTLALEGERYGVRVNCLAPTAATAMTEGLLDPQALDMLSPASVSPALIALVAESAPNRTILMAGAGSFEQANITMTHGICLNEAELSASALIGRLDEVSDRENESVPATGFDQLRHEIAKAQACRQSGTPEAQAIQARRAP; translated from the coding sequence ATGACGCAACTTCTGCAAGGCCGCAACGCCATCGTGACCGGGGCCGGCCGCGGCCTGGGCCGTTCGCATGCCCTGGAACTGGCACGCCATGGCGCCCGGGTCATGATCAACGACAAGGGAGCGGACCAGCCGGGCTCCGAAGCGCAGGCCGTCGTGGACGCCATTCGCGCGGCGGGCGGACAGGCATGCGCGCACGGCGCCGATGTGACCGATCCGGAACAGGTCCGGTCGATGACGCAGTCGGCCATCGATCAATGGGGCCGCGTCGATATCCTGGTGAACAACGCAGGCGTCCTGCGCGACAAGAGCTTCGCCAAGATGAGCCTGGAGGAGTTCCGGCTGGTGATGGAGGTCCATCTGATGGGCTCGGTGCATTGCACCCATGCCGTGTGGAACGCCATGCGCGAGCAGAACTATGGGCGCATCGTGATGACCACTTCCTCATCGGGCCTCTACGGCAACTTCGGGCAGTCCAACTACGCCGCGGCAAAGATGGCGCTGGTCGGCCTGATGCAGACCCTGGCGCTGGAGGGCGAACGGTATGGCGTCCGCGTGAACTGCCTTGCGCCCACGGCCGCCACGGCCATGACCGAGGGCCTGCTCGACCCGCAGGCGCTCGACATGCTTTCACCCGCATCGGTCAGCCCCGCCCTGATTGCCCTGGTCGCGGAAAGCGCGCCGAACCGGACCATCCTGATGGCCGGCGCGGGAAGCTTCGAGCAGGCAAACATCACCATGACCCACGGCATATGCCTGAACGAGGCCGAATTGTCGGCAAGCGCCCTGATCGGCCGTCTGGATGAGGTGTCCGATCGCGAAAATGAAAGCGTGCCCGCCACCGGCTTCGACCAGCTGCGCCACGAGATCGCCAAGGCCCAGGCATGCCGCCAGTCCGGCACGCCCGAAGCGCAGGCGATCCAGGCCAGGCGCGCGCCATGA
- a CDS encoding Bug family tripartite tricarboxylate transporter substrate binding protein, translating to MKMNRRTLLRAAAASLCAGAVPRAFAQGEWPARAVKIVSPYGAGGPNDISARLIGEYLARRLGQPFVVENKTGAGTRVGNTYVANAQADGYTILYAAAPYSTLEALYGKLGYDPRKDLRPVAMVATVPLFLVVNADTPIKTAQDLIAYGKSQANGLTFGSPGYGSLPHLAEELLLRDSGVKGLAVQYRGDVAAYTDLLAGRVDATLTAITAALPHIESGRLRVIGVASQSQSEIYPQAATLQSQGLPNVVAAGWYGFMAPAGVPDAIVARLDSEINQALRDPDMKKTLLAQGMEPQPGSAAEFQKFISAEMSKWGDVIKKAGIKGQ from the coding sequence ATGAAAATGAATCGACGGACACTGCTGCGTGCTGCCGCAGCCAGCCTTTGCGCCGGTGCCGTGCCACGTGCCTTTGCACAGGGTGAATGGCCGGCCCGCGCGGTGAAGATCGTCTCGCCCTACGGCGCGGGAGGCCCCAACGACATCTCGGCGCGGCTTATCGGCGAGTACCTGGCGCGCCGGCTGGGCCAGCCCTTCGTCGTCGAGAACAAGACAGGCGCCGGCACGCGGGTAGGCAATACCTACGTGGCCAATGCCCAGGCCGACGGCTACACCATTCTGTATGCCGCGGCTCCCTACTCGACCCTGGAGGCGCTGTACGGCAAGCTGGGGTACGACCCCAGGAAAGACCTGCGTCCCGTCGCCATGGTCGCCACCGTTCCGCTGTTTCTTGTGGTGAATGCGGACACGCCGATAAAGACGGCGCAGGACTTGATCGCCTATGGGAAATCCCAAGCCAATGGCCTGACCTTCGGTTCCCCGGGCTATGGCTCGCTTCCCCATCTGGCCGAGGAGCTGCTGCTCAGGGATTCGGGAGTAAAAGGCCTGGCGGTCCAATACCGGGGCGACGTGGCGGCCTACACCGATCTGCTGGCAGGCCGTGTCGATGCCACCCTGACCGCCATCACGGCCGCGCTGCCGCATATCGAGAGCGGCAGGCTGCGGGTCATCGGTGTCGCCTCCCAGTCGCAAAGCGAGATCTATCCGCAGGCAGCCACCTTGCAAAGCCAGGGCCTGCCCAATGTGGTCGCCGCGGGCTGGTACGGCTTCATGGCGCCGGCCGGCGTGCCCGACGCCATCGTCGCCCGCCTGGACTCGGAGATCAACCAGGCACTGCGTGATCCCGACATGAAGAAGACCCTGCTGGCGCAAGGCATGGAACCGCAGCCGGGCAGCGCCGCCGAATTTCAGAAATTCATTTCGGCGGAAATGAGCAAATGGGGCGACGTGATCAAGAAGGCCGGCATCAAGGGCCAATGA
- a CDS encoding DUF72 domain-containing protein: protein MNQKSGGMIRIGIGGWTYEPWQGAFYPEGLPRKRQLEHASQRLTSIEINSTYYGAQKPESFAKWYEQTPDDFVFSVKAPRYATHGKVLADAGEKIERFITGGLAQLKHKLGPINWQFMPTKVFDPADFEAFLKMLPRDIDGLALRHAVEVRHESFRTPEFIELSRRYGVAVVMGADSKHPLIADVTAPFIYVRLMGTQPGEALGYPSRTLALWAKRAKAWAAGATPDGLPRLASALPDAGRRDVYVYVISGHKVSNPLAAMSLIKRVK from the coding sequence ATGAACCAGAAAAGCGGCGGCATGATCCGGATCGGCATAGGCGGATGGACTTACGAGCCCTGGCAAGGCGCCTTCTATCCCGAAGGGCTTCCTCGGAAACGACAACTCGAGCACGCCAGCCAGCGGCTTACCTCGATAGAAATCAACAGTACCTACTATGGCGCCCAGAAGCCCGAAAGCTTTGCCAAATGGTACGAACAAACGCCCGATGACTTCGTCTTCTCTGTAAAAGCGCCCCGCTACGCGACCCATGGAAAAGTACTTGCCGACGCGGGAGAAAAAATCGAACGCTTTATTACCGGCGGCCTGGCGCAATTGAAACACAAGCTCGGCCCGATCAATTGGCAGTTCATGCCGACCAAGGTATTTGATCCCGCGGACTTCGAAGCCTTCCTTAAAATGCTTCCGCGGGACATCGACGGCCTGGCACTGCGGCACGCGGTCGAAGTCCGCCACGAAAGCTTCCGGACGCCTGAATTCATCGAGCTGTCCCGGCGCTACGGCGTCGCGGTGGTGATGGGGGCCGACTCGAAGCACCCGCTTATCGCGGACGTCACGGCGCCTTTCATCTATGTTCGGCTGATGGGCACACAGCCCGGCGAGGCGCTGGGTTATCCCTCGCGCACCCTGGCGCTTTGGGCCAAGCGCGCAAAGGCCTGGGCCGCGGGCGCAACACCCGACGGCCTCCCCCGGCTTGCATCCGCCTTGCCCGACGCCGGCCGGCGCGATGTCTATGTTTACGTGATCAGCGGACACAAGGTGTCCAATCCTCTCGCGGCGATGTCGCTCATCAAGCGCGTGAAGTGA
- a CDS encoding Bug family tripartite tricarboxylate transporter substrate binding protein: MQRRSFCLGALGASLMLNTRARAAETYPSRAVRIIVPYAAGGGPDIMARQFGPKLTATLGQAVVIENKVGAGGVLAAQYAAQAPADGYTALLGSNSHLIQKALQPSLMFDPVNDFVPVTLIATSPTVLVVAANSPYRTVQDLIAALRARPGELNFASGGIGSGAHLGGATFVSLLKAKAVHVPFKGSVEIPISLTRGDTDFAFTIAGTAIPQVKGGSLRALAVSSRDPMPQLPGIPTLHEVLHSDLAIQEFWFGFWLPRKSPAKAVGKLYSATTAALKDASIKSMFEAAGSRAVQSDSPEDFAAFVRSEYQKWAEIIKLAGISVG, from the coding sequence ATGCAACGCCGCAGCTTCTGTCTTGGCGCCCTGGGCGCAAGCCTGATGCTCAACACCAGGGCGCGGGCGGCCGAAACCTACCCATCGAGGGCGGTGCGCATCATCGTGCCCTACGCCGCGGGCGGGGGACCCGACATCATGGCCAGGCAGTTCGGCCCCAAGCTCACCGCCACCCTGGGACAAGCCGTCGTGATCGAAAACAAGGTCGGGGCGGGCGGCGTGCTGGCTGCCCAGTACGCCGCCCAGGCGCCCGCCGACGGCTACACGGCGCTGCTGGGGTCGAACTCGCACCTGATCCAGAAGGCCCTGCAGCCGAGCCTGATGTTCGATCCGGTCAATGATTTTGTGCCGGTCACCCTTATCGCCACCTCTCCCACCGTGCTGGTCGTGGCCGCCAACTCGCCCTATCGCACAGTGCAGGACCTTATTGCCGCATTGCGCGCCCGCCCGGGCGAGTTGAATTTCGCCTCTGGAGGCATTGGGTCGGGCGCCCATCTGGGCGGCGCGACCTTCGTGTCGCTGCTGAAGGCGAAAGCGGTGCATGTACCGTTCAAAGGCTCGGTGGAAATCCCCATCTCGCTCACGCGGGGCGACACGGACTTCGCATTCACCATTGCGGGAACCGCCATTCCGCAAGTCAAGGGCGGCAGCCTGCGCGCCCTGGCCGTATCCAGCCGCGACCCCATGCCACAGCTGCCCGGCATCCCCACGCTGCATGAAGTCCTGCACAGCGACCTGGCCATCCAGGAGTTCTGGTTCGGGTTCTGGCTGCCCCGGAAGTCCCCCGCGAAGGCGGTCGGCAAGCTCTACAGCGCAACGACGGCGGCCCTCAAGGACGCTTCCATCAAGAGCATGTTCGAGGCCGCGGGTAGCCGCGCGGTCCAGAGCGACAGTCCAGAGGATTTTGCCGCGTTCGTGCGCAGCGAGTATCAAAAATGGGCTGAAATCATCAAACTTGCCGGCATCTCCGTCGGCTGA
- a CDS encoding transporter substrate-binding domain-containing protein — MRHFLRFFIGLAMAAAFAATAQAGPRLDRILDSKVIRVGTPGDYRPFAIKTDKGYEGHDIDVMEAMAQGLGVKVEYVQTSWPNLMKDLLADKFDVAIGGITRNAARIRRAAMLPGYAPFGKVALVRKDEASKYKSVSDLNQSSVRVIKNPGGTNEQFVLENLKQAQVSTHDKNAEIPALIAEGKGDVMITETYEALHYSKADPRLSAIFVDHPLTPKNQLGFMLPIDDADYLRVMQFAWDLADERDVLDQAEDRWLE; from the coding sequence ATGAGACATTTCCTCCGCTTTTTCATCGGCTTGGCCATGGCGGCGGCGTTTGCCGCGACGGCGCAAGCCGGCCCGCGCCTGGACCGCATTCTGGACAGCAAGGTGATCCGTGTCGGCACCCCCGGCGACTACAGGCCGTTCGCCATCAAGACGGACAAAGGTTACGAGGGCCACGACATCGACGTCATGGAAGCCATGGCGCAAGGGCTGGGTGTAAAGGTCGAGTACGTGCAGACATCCTGGCCCAATCTGATGAAGGATTTATTGGCGGACAAGTTCGATGTCGCGATCGGGGGCATCACCCGCAACGCCGCCCGCATACGCCGGGCGGCCATGCTGCCCGGCTATGCGCCGTTCGGCAAAGTCGCCCTTGTCCGCAAAGACGAGGCGTCCAAGTACAAGTCCGTCTCCGACCTGAATCAATCTTCCGTTCGCGTCATCAAGAACCCGGGCGGCACGAATGAGCAGTTCGTGCTGGAAAACCTGAAGCAAGCGCAAGTCAGCACTCATGACAAGAACGCGGAGATTCCAGCGCTGATCGCCGAAGGCAAGGGCGATGTCATGATTACCGAGACATACGAAGCGCTGCATTACAGCAAGGCCGACCCCCGCCTTTCCGCCATCTTCGTCGACCACCCCTTGACGCCCAAGAACCAGCTGGGCTTCATGCTGCCGATCGACGATGCCGACTATTTGCGGGTCATGCAGTTTGCCTGGGACCTTGCCGATGAACGCGACGTCCTTGATCAGGCGGAAGACCGCTGGCTCGAGTAG
- a CDS encoding MarR family winged helix-turn-helix transcriptional regulator, with the protein MPSKKKVQDTHISEQMRVLHGALISIVSAMNRPRNDEKMIEKAGIRLDRALFSVLVSIERLGPIGVVELAERSGRDYTTISRQVAKLESQGLVRRRESPLDRRVREAVVSAKGKAMTDRIDAARERMGNMIFKDWSREELDAFVRSMRKFADALEDDPLVDVDPEER; encoded by the coding sequence ATGCCATCCAAGAAAAAAGTGCAAGATACACATATTTCCGAACAGATGAGGGTGCTGCACGGGGCGCTGATCAGCATCGTCAGTGCGATGAACCGGCCTCGCAATGATGAGAAGATGATCGAGAAGGCCGGTATCCGGCTCGATCGGGCGCTGTTCTCCGTGCTCGTGAGCATCGAGCGGCTGGGGCCGATCGGCGTGGTGGAGCTGGCCGAGCGTTCAGGACGCGACTACACCACGATCAGCCGGCAGGTTGCCAAGCTTGAAAGCCAGGGGCTGGTGCGGCGCCGGGAAAGCCCCCTTGATCGCCGCGTGCGCGAAGCCGTCGTCTCCGCGAAGGGAAAGGCCATGACGGACCGCATCGACGCTGCGCGCGAGCGGATGGGGAATATGATCTTCAAGGACTGGAGCAGGGAGGAGCTCGATGCTTTCGTAAGATCGATGCGCAAATTTGCCGACGCCCTGGAGGACGATCCGCTAGTGGACGTTGATCCGGAAGAGAGGTGA